TTCTATAACAGTTCTATACTTTGTAATTAATTGTGTCATTTAACATACAGGAGGACGACTCGTTCAAGATGAGGGTCCTGGGGTCACTCAGTGATGACCTCATCCGTGCCAAGCAGCAGCTGCTTATGGTCACCCCGCAGCACACTGCATGTCTAGAGGTGTTCCTAGACAGCCATACTCTGGTCAGCTGGGTCCAGGACCAACTCTGTAGTAAGACACTGGCCAACACTGTTATCCAACAACACGGTCCAACACCACtgtccatttcagccattatggTTGGCCATTCAGCAATTATGGTTGAGTTTGGCATTCAAAGGGGACTTAATCTAAGTTGAAAGTCTCTTCTTTTACTGTTTATTTACATTGAACAGATATGAGTGACGTGAAAGTGTTTGTGGACCTGGCCTCCATCTCGGCTGGAGAGAATGACACAGAGATCGACCGAGTGGCCTGTTTCCATGATGCGGTGATGGGCTACAGTCCtttgctctactctctctcccccaaggCTGGGTTTGAGGAGTTCATGATCTCTGCTAGACAGGTGTGGGACACCCTACAAAGAGACAAGAGACTCCCTGCCAAATTGGTGATTACTTTCTCTCCATTCTTTGAATTCAATATTAAAGGTACTTTGTCCTGTTTTTGGGAGACCTAAGGTGACTGTTCTGTAATCCTTGGGTGTGTATAGTAACCATACCATGTTCACATTGATATACCGGTATGTGTATTCTAGAGGGACTCTTGTCATTTGCTGGGCTGGCTGAAGGGACTGAGGGAGACCCATGGGTCTGTGgagcagtcctctctctccctggcctcagCGATTAATGCACAGGGGGTATACCACGTGGGCTggtctgagacacacacagacagggtgagTGGAATGTCTCAAATGAGCACAGATCTGACATCAATCAACATGAACCATGAAATACACGTCTTCTTCTTCCTGTTTGTAGAGATGTCTGCAGAGCCTGCTGGTGGTCAGAGTGAGGAATGACCATGAGTTGAAGAGCTATAACCTGGAGGAGCTACTGGAGCTGCAGAATAAGCTGATGCTCATGTCATCCAAAGGAGAGCATGGCAAGGAGCATGTCAACAGGTTCACCCAGGTCAGTTGATTTCAATGATGCCTTTACCATTGAGCCCTACTGTATCACAACAAGAACATAACAATAGCAACATGACAGATTTGTTCTGGTCTGAAAAGTTAATTAAATATTTAAACTCCCTGTCGCTAGGTGTTTGAGGGAGTTCAGAGACTGGGCTGCATCCTCCTCCAAATGCAGTCTACTGGCAACATGCTTTTCCGGGAGTGTCGAGCCCAGGTACAGTGTAGCCAGGAGAAGCAGCCATGCATCCGGGTCACGTTCTCCTCCCTGCGGGGTAAAGAGATGGTGTACAGTGGGGAGGTGACAGAACAGCTCCAGTCCCTGTGTCGCTCCATGGAGACCTGCCATAAAGAATGGTGTGCTTTCATCAGCGAGAAACGTTCCCAATTCCACACGCTGAACCACTACACATCTGAGCAGGTGGTTTACCTGTGCAGGTggatctacagtgtgtgtgagaggcggGCCTGTGTTCCTCAACAGGTGTGGCACCTGCTGTCTCCCATTAAGGCTGGGTGCACACTGAATGATGTCAGAGAGGCCTTCGCCACGGTAACAGAGGTGTTGTCAGGGACACTTTCTGGCAATCCAGCAGTGTgggaagaggatgatgaagaTGATTCTGGACGTTCTATGGACTTTAGATCGATTGGACACAACGTTGACAAAAGATGGGGGTACAATGACGAAAATATTGAGAGCAATGTTGAAGAAGAATATGATATGATTGAGTTCTCAGATACTGAGGAAGATGAGGTAAAAGAACTCTCACCTATGGCCCAGAGTGATGcaaaggaggaggaggctgaggaaGGTCTGGAGGACCTGTGGAGGCGATTTAAAGAGGACATGCCAAAGTACCTCATACAGCATGTAGACATCACTACTCTGGCTCGcttcctctcctgcctctcagaAATGAACCACCAGGATGTCAAGAGGAAGCTGCCTCCTTCACTCCAAGAAGGGAAGCCCAACCTCGTCCTCTGCCCAGCCACAGAGGTCCTGAGCACCACTCTGTCCTTCTACATGGAGAGCCCAGATCAGCCTCTGCCGTCCACTGATGAAGTTCTGGTCTGCagagaggacaccacagaggaaCAGGTGGAGATCTTCCTCAGTCGAGCCCTGGGCCGGGGCGATGGTGCCGTAGGGAGCCAGCAGAAGATCTACACCCTGGTCAACCCAGGCCTGCTGGGGTACGACGTCAGTGTGGCCGTTGGGGAGTTATTCGAGGACCTGGAGAGAAGTGCGGGCCACCATTACCGCCTGGTGATTACCAGCCCAGTGATGCACCAGCACAGATACGTGCCCTCTTTCTTCAGCAACCACAAAGTACAGGCAGGAGTGGGCATCACTGCAGAAAATGCCAGAAGATATCTCCGTCACCACTTTACTGTTCCGTTCCAACACAGCTCTGTCTCACTCATCTATCCAGACAAACTGTCCGTCTGGGTTGTCTCGTCCACTCGCCCTGCAGTTGGTAAGGAAAATTATTGTAATATCTGTTACAAGAATGTACTTGTTTTATAAAAATATTTACCTTATACTATATAGTGTTCTGTTATTTTTTGCAATAGGGAAATCCCTTTATGTGGACCGACTGTTTGAGAAGTTCCCGCAGACTTCAACCAAGGCCCAGCATGTTAGGATCAGACTGATAGAGCCACGGGTTGATCTAGACTCATTCATACATACCCTGTCAGAGAGACTGGTACTGTTGAGGGAGCAGGACCCTGTGCTGCTTCACATTGACACTGCTGCGGTAGGTCTACAGGTGGAGGTCTACAGCTGTCTCTTTTCTGTGTAATGATCGTGTATAAGGATGCATCAAACGGTCACTATTTGTGCACATAAAATCATGGTAATACTCTGCAGAGAATCAATGAAGACGATTCTGTTGAATTTCAGGTTAATGTCGGTCTAGAAGAGTTCCTGTTCCACTTACTGGTTCTGGGATGTTTGAGTGACAACAAGGGAATGCTTTGGAGAAGAAATGTAGCTCATCTGATAGCAGTTGAGGTTCTGAGACCATACCCAACCCTTCAGAACCAACCACACACTAAGGAGGTAGGACTCACGACTATTGCTATTAATACTACCCAGACCTCTTTTGGAATACGATTTTCGTGGGTCTCATCTGTTTCTATCCTTCCTCATATATGTAATGTGATCTTGTTTTTTCCATAGATGAGAGTTGGACTTCTTGACATTCTACCTACCATCCAATGCAGACCACCGAAGGAGGTGAAGAAGTTGTTGTTGACAAAACGGAGAACCTTGGACCCACTGATGGATGAGCAGGAGTTTGCCAGTGGAGGGATTCAGAGGCCTTATCAGTTCCTGAAACGATTCAACAGAAATGAAAACCTGGATCCATTTTACCACCGGGAAGGATCCAGAGAGGGGGATCCTATTGACTGTCTACATCACCTTCTGGCAAACTGTGGATTGAAAGATCCGTCATGGGCTGAGCTCAAAAACTTCACCTGGTTCCTAAATTTGCAGTTGAAAGACTGTGAGAAGTCAGTTTTCTGTGACCCAGACTTCCTTGCTGAACACCTGCGGGGTTTCAAGGGCTTCATCGTGAAATTCATGATCCGGATGGCACGGGATTTTGCTTCACCGTCTATGGACACTTCTGACCAGAGTCCCTCTCTGCTCCTTGATGACAACCAAGGAGATGACCTTCTGGCCCGTTTGACCATTCGTAAGCGTTGGGAACGCGAGTCTCATCCATACATTTTCTTCAATGCGGACCGCTTCTCGATGTCATTCCTGGGCTTTCATGTGATGAGAAGTCCTGTCGGAAACACTCTCAATGCAGTTGATCCTCAGAGCCATGCAGTGTTGATGGGAGATGTGATGACTCATGAACTTCTACAGGGCCTTCAGCGGCAAGGGATCTCGCTCACTGAAGACTTTGACGGTTTGCCCAGAGCAGAAAAGATCAAGAGGATTTCACGTGTTGTTGGTGCCAAGAAAGGGATGATGAAGGGGACATTTGATCCAGACCCGACCTATGAGCTCACTGCTGATAACGTGATGAAGATGCTAGCCATTCACATGAGGTTCCGTTGTGGAATCCCTGTCATCATCATGGGAGAGACCGGCTGTGGGAAGACCCGATTGGTCCGTTTCCTCTGTGATCtccagagggaagacagagaggtagaaAACATGAAGCTGGTAAAAGTGCATGGTGGAACCACAGCTGAGATGATCTACAGAAaggtgagagaggcagagagacaggcagatatCAACCTGAAAACACACAAACTGGACACTGTTTTGTTTTTCGACGAAGCCAACACCACGGAATCCATCTTTGCTATAAAAGAAGTTCTGTGTGACAGAACTGTGCAAGGACAGCCCCTGAAGGCGAATACTGGCCTAAAGATAATCGCTGCCTGCAACCCTTATCGGAGGCACTCTCCTGAAATGGTGGAGCGCTTGGAACGTGCTGGGTTGGGATACAGAGTGAAGGCAGGAGAAACAGAAGACTGTCTTGGCAAAGTCCCTTTGAGGCAGCTAGTGTACCGCGTCCATCCACTGCCTCCTAGCATGGCTCCTTTGGTCTGGGACTTTGGTCAGTTGAGCAATTCCACTGAGCTCTCCTACATCAGACAGATTGTCCAAAAGCAAGCCAAGGATCATGATTTGCCTATGGCGTGTGGCAATGTAATATCAGATGTGTTGGCAGCCTCTCAAAGTTACATGCGTAATCGAAAGAACGAGTGCAGTTTTGTGAGtctgagagacgtggagaggtCCATAAAGGTTCTAGTATGGTTTTACCACCATAGCAACGACCTGTTCCCTGATTCCAATGATTCCAGCGTTCAGAGGACTTTGAAGTGCCTGGCACTTGCAGTGGGAGTGTGCTACTACCCATCTCTGGTTTCAAAGAAGCAGTACTTATCAGCTATCAGTCAACACTTCCCAGAACCGCTGAACACCCCAGAATCACTGCAGCAGGTGATTTCGTCATGTCAAGACTTCTTCCTCGAGAACATAGAGACAAGGGAGACAGTGGCCAAGAACATAGCACTCAAAGAGAACGTGTTCCTCATGGTGGTCTGCATTGAGCTCAGGATTCCACTCTTTCTGGTTGGCAAACCAGGGAGCTCTAAGTCCCTGGCCAAGACGGTGGTTGCGGATGCCATGCAGGGCCAAGCGTCCCACTGTAGCCTCTTCCAGAAGCTCAAGCAGGTGCACATGGTCTCCTTCCAGTGCAGTCCTCACTCCAGCCCTGAGGGCATCATCGGAACTTTCAGGAACTGTGCCCGATTCCAGAAAGACAAAAACATGGATGAGTATGTGTCAGTGGTGGTGCTGGATGAGATTGGGTTAGCAGAAGACTCCCCACAGATGCCCTTGAAGACCCTTCATCCCCTCTTGGAGGATGGCTGCATTGACAATGACAGGCCAGACCCATACATGAAGGTTGGGTTTGTTGGGATCTCAAACTGGGCTCTGGACCCAGCAAAGATGAACAGGGGGATCTTTGTGTCTCGGTGGGATCCGAGTGAGGATGAGCTGGTGGAAACAGCCAAAGGCATCTGCTCATCCTCCATACCAATTCTTCTGAAAATCAAACACCTCTTTCCACTGTTAGCAAAGGCCTTTTTGAATATTTGTAAAGAGACAGCGAAGAACCAGTTTTTTGGTCTCAGAGACTATTACAGTCTGGTGAAAATGCTTTTTGCTACAGTCAAATGTTCAGAAAAAGAACCAAACGACAGAGAGTTGGCAGAAGCCATCTTGCGTAACTTCAGTGGACAACCTGAAGACTTTGATCCTGTCATTTTCTTCCAAGATGTCTCCCAGAACCTCAGAGAAGTTCCCAGACCAAGTACTCTGCAAATGGTTGAACAAAATCTTGCCCGAGACAACAACCAAGAAAGCCGGTACCTCCTTCTTCTAACCACCAACAATGCAGCCCTCCATATCCTTCAGCAGCAAGTATTTGCCATGGCAGACTATGCATCCCCTGAGATTGTGTTTGGCTCAGGCTTTCCCAAGGATCAGGAATATGCCCAGATATGCCGAAATGTGAACCGGGTGAAGACCTGCATGGAAACAGGCCGTACTGTTATCCTTCTGAACCTACAGAACCTCTATGAGAGCCTGTACGATGCCTTGAACCAGTACTATGTCTACCTGAGTGGGCAGCAGTATGTGGATCTGGGGCTGGGGTCCCACAGGGTAAAGTGTCGTGTCCACAGGGACTTCAGGCTGGTGGTGATAGAGGACCAGATGAAggtctacacacaattcccagtGCCACTCATCAACAGGCTGGAAAAACACAGGGTGGACAGAAGCACAGACCTGACTCCCTGGCAGCACAGGGTTCTGGCCAAACTCAAAGAGTGGGTGCAGGACTTCTCTGGCACTGCGGTGTCAGAAGATTTCCAACTGTCTGATGTTTTTGTTGGTTTCCATGGGGATGCCTGTGCCAGTGCTCTCTTGCAGGCCCTGGAGAGTAGGGAGCATCAGAGGGATCCGGCTGTGGATCAGCAACACAAGGATGAAGGAGATGAGCCTCTGGGGGATGTGGAAGCAAATGAGACAGGTGAGCACAGACAGAAAGAAGGGGCTGATCCTTGTGTTATGGATATGGATGCTGATGATGAAGAGAAGAACATTTCAATGAATGAGGCTGAGGATAATGTTCTCATGGAGGTGGTAGATGATCAAGATGGAGAACCGGCATGCACACCTACCAATAGCAAAGTAGATGATGATTACATGGCAATGGATGCAGATAAAGATTATGTGGAGACAGGAAACAGTCAGTCTAAAGGGACAGATGAGGAAGAGAAGGTATTTGAATCAGCCAAGGGTTACCTGTTGAATTGTGCCACACCTGACTCAGTGCTAAGGCTGAAGTATACAGACCTCGGAaatcaggagaaagagagacttcAGAAGATGTACTTTCATCATCAGCATAAACACTCACTAAGGGACTTCATGAAGAGCCACTTGTCGTCAGAGAACTCCAGCAAGTTTATTGAAGTAAGTAGAGTAACATAAAATGAGTTGTGAACCCAAATAATACCAGTACAGTTTACAGTACCAGTTTACTTCACCAACACTGTTTATTCTTCCATTTTGTAAGGTCACCACATTCTCCAGTTTGCTCACCAAATCTGACGTGCGAGGGTTGGCTCACGCTCTGGGCCTGCACACCCAAACGTTCCTCCTGCTGTCTCTTCACCAATTTGATACAGAGGTCTCCTTCTGCAGCAAGATACGGTACAACACCACTATATCTTAACACCACAAGTTATACACTTAGGTTTTTCTCTCGAGCTGTTTTCATCACTCTCACATTGTCTCTCCTTGACTGCTTTAGCGCCTTCCTACAAGATGCTGGTCCGTCCATCCGTATTCTGGTCGTTCAGATGGACATAGAGGACTCCCACTGTAGCGACGAGCTGATAGCATCAGCAAAGTACTGTTTTTTTAATCTGATTTTGTTTGAGATGTTCTCAATTAGCAATCTTTTAACACTATGACCAATACTATGTTAAACGCTGGCCCCTTGTGGAAATGAGGTAAATTGCAACAACACAGCCTGCCTTCAACGGACGATTGCCCTTTGCTGGCCCCAGTCAACTTGGCAACAAGAGATGGTCCAATAAGAAGACTGCACCATTAGAATGCAATTTTGTGTGGGCCAAATAATGTTTTGGgcatttgttttttttaacacTATCATTCCACTATTAATGTAGACATATTTTGGACATTCTCTGAAATTACAATGCAAAAATATTTCATATACTGTTGCTCCTTTAAACAAAATTGGCAAATTATAATATTTGTTTAAAAGTTAATCTATGTGGTTAAAAATAGTGGGTCAATCCAGTGCTGAATAGATAGAGTTGTTGCAATCCCTCAGTGAAACTAACCTTatcacactgtgtgtgtccaggtaCTGCACACTGAACTACCTGATAACACTGGAGTCAGATCAGTCCTGTTATGTGGTCTTCATCACCAAGCTGTCCCGCATTCAGAGTGGAGGTTCTCAGTACATAGGCTTCCAAGGAGGTGAGTTACAGTCTGGCAAGGCTAATGTACAGTGATGTGCTGTTGACTATTGCATATATCCATTaacatgtgtgtgtttatggtttGTTTTGTTTCCAGGTGTCTGGCTTTCAGTGCACATTGATGACCTCAGGGACACCGAAGACATGAGCTTGAACTTGTCAGTTTTCTGCGGAATGCCAATCAGCAAGCTTGTCCCACCTGCACAGTCAGGTATAGAGACCTTTGAGTCTGTTAATGCCCAAGCAGAGACGGCACACCTGCACAGTTTATCCCTGGTGAGGTCCTGCGTTCAGAAAGCAGTGGGTTTGCTGAGAGACCCCAATGACCTGACCTCCAGGAGCATGCAGCGCATGAACATACTGCTGGGGCTTCTTGGAGAGAACCACGGAGAGATGGGAGGTAAATAGACAGTCCTTGACATTATTTTACTGCTCTTGAACTTCATTGCTCTTTATTGCTGTTTTTGATGTGATTCTCACATACAGCCATCATGTTACTAAAGTATACAAACACAGTGGAAAACTGTCTGAGTGTACTGCATATACTGTCTACAGTGAAGTGAAAGGTTAGGCACAGATCGAAATTTACAGTCGATTTGTggcacagtcgatgccacgcagggctacgggccagaaggtaaGGTTTAGGGTTCGCCGACCACAACTGACGAGCtaactctccctgcctgtttcattacactacaatcagagccggctgcagacaatgatcagctagGGGGAAATCAGATTTCCAACATTTTGATGTCATATATATAATGATATAAAATATATGCAACAAATTTTCCACCATCAGTtttctgtgccaatgcaccacacaaCCGATAAACAAAGCATACCAACTTCGGGCACTTCAATATCATGGTTTGTGTTTTCAACATCACAATAAATAGACTGTCAATCTTgacaaacagaaaatgcatcTCATTCAACttgttggtgttttgtaacagatgtttCTTTCCATTCATCCATTGGCCGCTGCACATTTTggattgattgattttatttgCAAGTTTAAAAAAGACATATATACACAAAGATAAGAAGTGACCGGGATTGCACAATACATttggggacttatttccattgtggtccctaTTATTTACATgaatacatatacaattacataaaTACAGACACATTAGAGATAGAGACCAAAAAATGCTCAACCTAGAGTATGAGGGGAGGAGTTTAAGTACAATTCTTATAAGCTTGTTTGGTTGGTAGGTTATTCTTgagatgtttggggctgctggtgaaccatgATGTGCAGGCATAATCAAAGTGACACTGGACTAGAACACTTGCCAGAGTCTTTATGTGTAGCACATGCAAAACTTTACAGACTATTTTTTGGGAGGGTACTTTCCTAAAACAATTATTGTCCACCTCACGGTTCAGCTGGCAGAGATTTGAGCACTAAATGTATCAGGCCATTGCATGTAAAGGACTATAGGCTTAGGTGTCTACTGTATGATATTCATTCATATTTTAATAAAaattatatatagtaccagtcagaagtttggacacctattcattcaagtttttttaaaattgtactattttctacattgtagaatagtgaaaacaaactattaaataacacatatggaatcatgtagtaaccaaaaaagtgttaaacaaatccaaatatatttgagattcttcaaagtagccaccctttgttttgatgtcttcactattattctacaaatgtagaaaataataataatgaagaaAAACCCACCTGAGTAAGTGTgaacaaacttttgactggtagtgtgtaTAATGGATCGGATCATTTTTCAGATCAGAAAAAAAGGGAGACAAATAACTTTGCTTTCCATTTATTACTTAAAAACACTTAAAGCAAGGAACTTTTCAATGTTTAAATAAAATCTTAAAATAAAATATTCAATACTCAATTGTTAAATTAAAGTGCAATATGAGGCATGATACCTTCTTCCTTTGAACAATAGTGAATGAAAAAAATTGCCTGTGTCCACAtcataaaaaaagaaagaaagcaaAGCAGACCTGCGCTTATAAATTCAAATCATTTTTCAAAGAGATGAGGATGACTACATTGTCTGGGGAGAGGGTAGACCTCTTTGCAGTCACTATGTCTCCTGCCGTGGAGAACACCCTCTCGCTAGGATCTGAAGTGCCAGGCACAGCCAGGTTACGTCTTGCCGTCATAGCAATGTGAGAGTATTTACACTCATTGCTTTTCCACCATGTCAGTGGATCACCATCCACTGGAATGACGCTTGCTGCCCTATGGGATGCCTCCTCCTCGTTGATACAGTTGGCAAACGTCTTGCCTGTGTCCTTGCTCGCAAAGGTCTCCCGAAAAGCTCCTTCATGGCCAAATTATTTTATGGAGGAGATGCCTCAGTCTGCTGCTGTCGGCTCTGTGGCTTGACCCTGCAGAAAAAAATTACT
The Oncorhynchus nerka isolate Pitt River linkage group LG28, Oner_Uvic_2.0, whole genome shotgun sequence genome window above contains:
- the rnf213b gene encoding E3 ubiquitin-protein ligase rnf213-beta isoform X5, translated to MELGSGDSSPQGDHGSLSQQCPGVPTGKHRHNMEVTAEKDTVTKRPKTEGQQDQTKSPRRDQDMKKKTRRGNRRKNKGMKNQADKDPQTQSTLEKGQMETQTNQVCQTLETQTQEHNQDQDHQAETSQQQDQSMHQTNDTKQTHVKDAKRVHVQTQTNKPKGKNRATQTPKVVQNTQKTQTEPSDSTQPMTDEHADTTQPMNDQTQNSDGAGSKGAASEPPKRENPNSTEEVKSKPESEKGVQHSGESSGSPAACQVKQGVKLTTKSYAEAAAEDKTKTQKRSSPQTSNQCKKDSKSRGCRERSPVRTPPGIPMFTFHVYAVLNKKFRFNQEYDTLLLYHQDETHALEMTHFVGLSQQGYLIEASLSVPESSIPRGQMLTYQYRVQQRQKEIVEIATRNIQIPNDSQVKELHLYEGPIHRLESLWSFQGWFDVFQSKGKDMADAWQASAHLLLGHILQKWDPPNQESTVQFAQLLRHFQRSYSSAVQQVVYPGYFNPPLVKVSELISEHFLQLLHAESQGTSQKSQTVNNPLVFGLSLFRVCQACQIDLGVKGWAKLCYVVSSHTALDSRNIEEIRNVFSFPQNLVIGMINYCSQRLVSELPLLIPLLHTLIQPGADAGRLGPTIEEMNWAGLENVKYNNFRERIRSFSDKRRMMLTLIQNHISVAKEMPLVWTSWLSLVASEDLPEFSTLKSIPPEHIIQSLLYRLRQYGENADIKTQQQNVEVTQKILCFVLEKVEEEKERLADSGYVDSILLSCISVLKSTCRMVRLVPFYKAAVLSFQLVLKAAEILDAALANKTPDGEEKRPEQFQLSDKLGDVLQHLSQWRDNLLYNDLLKQGAQSKSLSYPKEIEMWDAFLRVECSLQSVSAQWMSSLDRDLRKRISRASDMDKVVVCCLETSVEAIGKSHATIKACFQELCRSAIKNICQDGKEGDLMRMLYPLSKVLPPSVLSSIVVESAARFENDPVGHLLDPQSSLNHLLSHGDWKVIQVDAEAGEVIGGCRSALASLVEALCLGHVPVGHLQTTLKHREQFKQIYRQYKRPAKLENVPADAEVILAQREKDLQAFYQQREHMDTLIKMMGKVSENITAPEISTLEDQHRADFQTVSLNKLVVVQPCCMKKGDEQQTPPGLVLWYSASQGVLEMAREMHELGDSNLLLRSWVDGSLEVANEDLTRPIPVPMTLTQVCDIIWKPRLSGFCQLGLRIAMSLATFEEIDQALNASGDQGEGFQMRRELGLMSGRLQGYQELEQGWVEVRLGQIQEYRQVHQAVASASAVLRIAERMDLRGDFSKIHSLTQLEDDSFKMRVLGSLSDDLIRAKQQLLMVTPQHTACLEVFLDSHTLVSWVQDQLCNMSDVKVFVDLASISAGENDTEIDRVACFHDAVMGYSPLLYSLSPKAGFEEFMISARQVWDTLQRDKRLPAKLRDSCHLLGWLKGLRETHGSVEQSSLSLASAINAQGVYHVGWSETHTDRRCLQSLLVVRVRNDHELKSYNLEELLELQNKLMLMSSKGEHGKEHVNRFTQVFEGVQRLGCILLQMQSTGNMLFRECRAQVQCSQEKQPCIRVTFSSLRGKEMVYSGEVTEQLQSLCRSMETCHKEWCAFISEKRSQFHTLNHYTSEQVVYLCRWIYSVCERRACVPQQVWHLLSPIKAGCTLNDVREAFATVTEVLSGTLSGNPAVWEEDDEDDSGRSMDFRSIGHNVDKRWGYNDENIESNVEEEYDMIEFSDTEEDEVKELSPMAQSDAKEEEAEEGLEDLWRRFKEDMPKYLIQHVDITTLARFLSCLSEMNHQDVKRKLPPSLQEGKPNLVLCPATEVLSTTLSFYMESPDQPLPSTDEVLVCREDTTEEQVEIFLSRALGRGDGAVGSQQKIYTLVNPGLLGYDVSVAVGELFEDLERSAGHHYRLVITSPVMHQHRYVPSFFSNHKVQAGVGITAENARRYLRHHFTVPFQHSSVSLIYPDKLSVWVVSSTRPAVGKSLYVDRLFEKFPQTSTKAQHVRIRLIEPRVDLDSFIHTLSERLVLLREQDPVLLHIDTAAVNVGLEEFLFHLLVLGCLSDNKGMLWRRNVAHLIAVEVLRPYPTLQNQPHTKEMRVGLLDILPTIQCRPPKEVKKLLLTKRRTLDPLMDEQEFASGGIQRPYQFLKRFNRNENLDPFYHREGSREGDPIDCLHHLLANCGLKDPSWAELKNFTWFLNLQLKDCEKSVFCDPDFLAEHLRGFKGFIVKFMIRMARDFASPSMDTSDQSPSLLLDDNQGDDLLARLTIRKRWERESHPYIFFNADRFSMSFLGFHVMRSPVGNTLNAVDPQSHAVLMGDVMTHELLQGLQRQGISLTEDFDGLPRAEKIKRISRVVGAKKGMMKGTFDPDPTYELTADNVMKMLAIHMRFRCGIPVIIMGETGCGKTRLVRFLCDLQREDREVENMKLVKVHGGTTAEMIYRKVREAERQADINLKTHKLDTVLFFDEANTTESIFAIKEVLCDRTVQGQPLKANTGLKIIAACNPYRRHSPEMVERLERAGLGYRVKAGETEDCLGKVPLRQLVYRVHPLPPSMAPLVWDFGQLSNSTELSYIRQIVQKQAKDHDLPMACGNVISDVLAASQSYMRNRKNECSFVSLRDVERSIKVLVWFYHHSNDLFPDSNDSSVQRTLKCLALAVGVCYYPSLVSKKQYLSAISQHFPEPLNTPESLQQVISSCQDFFLENIETRETVAKNIALKENVFLMVVCIELRIPLFLVGKPGSSKSLAKTVVADAMQGQASHCSLFQKLKQVHMVSFQCSPHSSPEGIIGTFRNCARFQKDKNMDEYVSVVVLDEIGLAEDSPQMPLKTLHPLLEDGCIDNDRPDPYMKVGFVGISNWALDPAKMNRGIFVSRWDPSEDELVETAKGICSSSIPILLKIKHLFPLLAKAFLNICKETAKNQFFGLRDYYSLVKMLFATVKCSEKEPNDRELAEAILRNFSGQPEDFDPVIFFQDVSQNLREVPRPSTLQMVEQNLARDNNQESRYLLLLTTNNAALHILQQQVFAMADYASPEIVFGSGFPKDQEYAQICRNVNRVKTCMETGRTVILLNLQNLYESLYDALNQYYVYLSGQQYVDLGLGSHRVKCRVHRDFRLVVIEDQMKVYTQFPVPLINRLEKHRVDRSTDLTPWQHRVLAKLKEWVQDFSGTAVSEDFQLSDVFVGFHGDACASALLQALESREHQRDPAVDQQHKDEGDEPLGDVEANETGEHRQKEGADPCVMDMDADDEEKNISMNEAEDNVLMEVVDDQDGEPACTPTNSKVDDDYMAMDADKDYVETGNSQSKGTDEEEKVFESAKGYLLNCATPDSVLRLKYTDLGNQEKERLQKMYFHHQHKHSLRDFMKSHLSSENSSKFIEVTTFSSLLTKSDVRGLAHALGLHTQTFLLLSLHQFDTEVSFCSKIRAFLQDAGPSIRILVVQMDIEDSHCSDELIASAKYCTLNYLITLESDQSCYVVFITKLSRIQSGGSQYIGFQGGVWLSVHIDDLRDTEDMSLNLSVFCGMPISKLVPPAQSGIETFESVNAQAETAHLHSLSLVRSCVQKAVGLLRDPNDLTSRSMQRMNILLGLLGENHGEMGALFQNVLLGRLAGTLVQREELVHNPGEWVNREAKKRQALQEGGTLRHTLWRCLQSTLTPVLAYMVEVLDRDANLDLLISAGLSQALIQLWLDILADRQILDLTPPQNSSGSDQEVLVQHYLLLGGEEHPCAAPFSWLIRMHFQSLWEESEFIPVTEDDSTQRIVQFVSTATSSKLGSLIGKLSDQEHLDLDKRYLRDFLLLSFKIKSEDELRVFTRAALGCVSELQHSMTINPDLSPAWVMAAARHYAPRLDTLSHILLLQPQLAPDILQQASHTKPTDMLEDILALGICVERTKLQTVTSLSECESLLRRVELLQPCLDRAFGEKYSSLCNPGCLQNLDSIRSIWRGMLVVAAFIQQVLFEGKQIDPSLEDLALKHCSLLQSLMQDSPDLRNVDTLQQLIRILNSYHQKCISGDLRFGINCPVCLSELKEPSTLPCGHVFCLSCLQSSLQTDRHYCPKCREDLPPNFQPSVSKTIKSALQQHAEIRGCCNSFFLEVVSRFCLSDGESPREGVVELLFSLLISAQGNVYRTRELTPFLECVDNSPVVRSVLPKLLLQYSQQDYIEERTGECTETDFNGQGASDNGESNEVCDITPVNNKIVGGQDAPAGSWPWQASLQESGSHVCGGSLVNKEWVMSAAHCFSSASPNGWSIILGRRNQQGSNPNEVSTTVDEIILHPAYNGSTHDNDIALLTLSTPVNFTDYIFPICLAASDSVFHQATESWVTGWGNANEGDPLPPPQTLQEVEVPVVGNTECDYLNGVGSITDNMLCAGVLEGGKDSCQGDSGDPMVVEQNSVWV